The genomic stretch ATCATCATTCATCTAgtttatttttgataaattaaGAACTCTGTTGTCTATAATCTGCCTTTGGTTTCATACTAGTTAGTATCTATACTCTTAAGGGAAGCTGGGCTTCTACTTTTACATGTGGTACCCTAATTCCCCTATACAGTATGTAAAAACTATGTCCCTTAAGATTCCACATTGACATGAAACTTTATAAAGCAATGCTTTACCTTCTTatgttctttcctattttcttggtTGGTAGTTGAGTTTCACAGTGTCTTTCTCTTCTCATGATGTTggttccctctctttcttctaatTCCCATATGCGTTGGCCTTTTCCAGCACACCTTGGATTATAAATCTTTTTTATGTCGATATACAAAGCAAGTTAAATAAATGCTCTCAACTAGAAGAGAGAGGCAAACAATGGATAGGTGGTCGATGGGGAGAAACGAGGTGCGTAGGCAACCGTGATGGGATATTGCAAGTGGAGGGAGTGACTTCCTACTCTTAAAGGAATCTATAAGCTCATGGTATACTCGATCAACCATAGTTggcacggcgccaaggcgaaccaaggcggtggagggttgtctaagcgcttaggcgagaaggtgcacgccttgaggcgaacaaggcgaccagttgttattttttatttttcctattttctaacattatttagtaaactatatataccttgtatcataaaaaaatcaagattaagcaacatcaagtcattaaaaatcaacatttagccatattaaatcataaaaaattaacattaagtcatattaagttatataaaatcaaaatttagagaaatgctttggttctataacaagtttgactggtcaaatgatattatttttacatgagactttttgtatcagttataatataaaaccagctttccaacaagtctaagattacttaaatctaagttgtaatgacaaagttatgctccggtgaaacttatttttaagtgcacgaatgctgttaaaatcgcctgaatgaaaataattttatggatatcaaaacaaaaaattattttaccggacttttggtttttagcaatgttttaacatgataaaatttataaaattttcataattgagaaaaactccagcatttaaaagttgaaaatcgcctctATAAcgaaaatccagtttttcttcttggactggggggttgactttttatccttttggaatttgatttttaaactatttttattggattcaaatagggggtatttgcttatttatgaataatatcttaagtaaatgaaataagatatttggcataaataaatgccaaaacacaaggcggtatgcattgcaataaggcgactgttgcctaggccccaggcaaaccaccTGGACGCCTAGGAACTATACGATCAACAATTTCAGTTATCTGAGTGGGAGTCTTATCTTATCAGCAATGTATAGATTAAACCCACTACTGAGCAACATCCAGCTCTCTTATCTTTCAATAGAAATGATCATTCCAATAGAAGTGACCACACATGCCTGAATCAATTTGGCTCATTGTGAATTTTGTCGAAGATTTTCCGATACACACTATCCCAGTTTTCCACAAATCAACAGTGGATCTTCTTCATACATTGTCTCATTCATGTATTCATTAGATGGATGTTTCAAAAGTCCATATTGGaagttaaatttcattttttttgctaTAGCTACGCTAACATATTTAATTTGCCCAAGGTTTGAAGTTGAAACTCAAAATTTATAGATTTCAACCAAAACCTAATCGAAACCTTGCATATTTTGGCTGCTGGATTCGTTTGGCCCAAAACTTCAGGGAAATCTTAATTAAGCATCTCTAAACATATTGGAACCTTTAAAttgtttgaaaaataaataaataaataaaaatggtagTTTGATTTTGGACCCTAGGTTTCTAGTGTACACCATACCTTGTTGTATACCTTCTCTGATATCCttacccattaaaaaaaaaaaaaaaaaccttctctgATATAACTTGATTTACACTAATTTACTACAGAACACACATTTCAATTAAAACAACTCAAGCATGCATTaggattaaagaaaaaaacatttagCAGTACACACTTACATGCAGTCAAATTCAAGTTCTCCTCTGTAGATCGGCCAATGGTGTTTAACATATGTAAAATTGAGCCCAACCAATGTATATtaaccattttttcttttgaataaaaaaatttgtttgaagaaaatttaaaaacagaaaactAAATCCAATTCCATAAAGTTGTAGATCAGCCTACGGTTTCTAACATATATGAAATTGAAGGCCACCCACCAAATATGTaccctttgtttttttaagaaattttgGGGAATGGGTATACCTTTTAACTTGGATTCTTGCTCAAACCTGGCAATTCGTTGATGTAGATGCGTTGTTGTAGTCCCCAAAACCTTGTTCCACCAAATCTGTGGTTTTCATGGATTTTCCCTCTTAGAGTCAAGCACACGACATTGTCGAAGAAACATGGTGTTTAAACCATGCGATCGTATTGTTTTACCAAATGATACCAAAACTTCCTACCTAAACCCGAAATCTTGGCCGAAATGCCGAAATTTTAGTTGACTCTTTGCATTCGAACCTTAGTTGTTGTCATGGCGTCACCTAGGCATCCAAGCCCTTTCTTGGGTACAAGGCAATAGAACGCTTTGTTGACACTTCACGAGTTTcctttgatttatgtttattgttttgcttttttgatgaatatgcttatattatatcataTGCTTTGTTTACTATTTGTTCGTTTTCTCATATTAGATCATTATTAATGTAactatatcatattgcattgatatgactTCTATGCTGCATATAAACATAATTATGTGAAATAatcattgctatattacataTTCATATACTGCACGCCTAGGGTGTAGGCGATGCCTAAGaacccctccaacgccttggatCGCCTAatcgctgtgacaactatgattcctACTAAGTCACACAGTTTCATTTCAACCTTCATAGAAACCGAAATGTTTTGCGAAATCTCAGTGGTTGAGACCAAGATCTTGAACTATGTATTTGCCAACTCCTCCTTTGATGTTATGCActtaccttcttttcttcttcttcttcttcttcttcttcttttttcttttttttttttttttttttttttttatgcactTACCTTTTCAGCACTTGGTAAAAGTTTCACTTGATAAATTTCTGTAGATTTATCTATTTTGACCTCTATTTAGTTGACAATAGTTCCATCTTTGATTGACAAATTTCCTTAGTTCATTGTCACTCATCAACCATGCATGTTTTCTTGTATGGAAATTGCATATAGTGGATTTGGGTTCTAGCCATGAATCTGTGATATCAATAGACTGCATCTTATCTGTGTGACATCCTTATGCTTCTTGTTTATCATACCTCATTTTCAATAATTGGTTCACCATTCCCAGAATAGTTTATGTTTTCGCCAACATCCTGATCCTGCGTTCCTTGGCTATTTATATTGCATACAACTTAAAACAGTTTGTTCTCAAATCTCAATGGAAAGAATGCTTGATTGAATTACTTGGGGCAACTTGCTGTTGGTCTCAGCAGTCATAAATAGGAAGAGTTGGCCAGAGTTATAGATTAAGGATCTTATAAGTACTGGGGTGAATCCAAATGGCTATTAAATGTCGAATTAGACCTGGTTGAAGACGTAGTCGTGAGAAAATCTATTGAGTGCACATGAGTTTACGTCAGCTACACCCTTCAAGTGAGTGTAATGGTAGAAAAGAATTCGTGTAGATTATCTCTCGATACTTGGATCGGCTTAGTTGGGTGATAACCGTAGTTTTTTCGGGTTAAAATACTTAGTCAAGGTCATCATGTTATTATGTCAAGCCGTAACTTGTTAGTGTAACACATTACAAATCTAAAAATCTTACGAATTTTTGGAGAATCTGACCATGAGGCTGAAACCAGTCTATTCCAATTGCTATGCAGTTTTGATGATTTTGTATTGACTGTTAGAAGTAAGTTGCATTTAGTATTGATCTGAGACTTCTCTCACCTTCCTGGCTAATGGTATCATATGTGGCTCTTTCTGTCACATTTTGTGGCTTTAGAAATTCATCTTAATGTTTTTCACGTCTTCAAAACCTTGTGTTTCGGATAACAAAATAAGTGGAATCAAATGACATTTTCTGGACCTAGTGTGACTAAATAGGGAATCCTTTCACCAACAGAACTTGACTTTGCCTAGAGAAGTGGACAAAATCCTCATGTGCCTGAATGATCCCTAAATGATCTGTTTGTGCAATTAGTGTTCAAAGATGTTTAATAGTGATGTCACTGAGGGTCATGAATTATATTCATGAAGCCATAATGGAAAGATTAGAATTGATGGAGCCTGAAGGACAACTGGCTCTGTTTAGGCTTCTAAGCATCCAGAAAACTGTTGGATTTGAATCTTTTATCCTGGTCCACGGGGGCTACAATCATTGCTCTTGAGCCTCGGTTTACACCTTGTTTACCTTAGACCATAAAGGGTTTATTTACCACAGCGATACTCGACCTTAGACCATAAAGGGTTTATTTACCACAGCGATACTCAATTCCATCCGTATTGTCTATgcgtttttttttatttttgctttataACTTAATTGACATACTGCTAACTTCTTCAAACTTTTNNNNNNNNNNNNNNNNNNNNNNNTTTTGAGTGGTAAAGTAAATTATCCTTTTGGCcccatattttctcttttatgtaAAACATAACAAACAAAGCGTTGTTTCCTTGCCTTTGTATTCAGGATTTGCTAGGGCATTACCATTTCAAAAGCAAGTTCAGCCATGAGGGTGTGTGTAAAGCTGCAATGTTTGCTCTACTTGTCAAAGAGGAGCTGGAATCATGGCCAGAACAGAGTATCCGCCAAAGGAAATGGTTGGTCATTCAAGAAGCTGTTAAGCATTGCAGGCATGCATGGATGCGAGAGGCTCTTGAAGAAGGCTTCTCCAAGTGGTATGCTGATAAGATGGTAAACATAAAGGGGGAGCGTCCGATTTCTTTGCCTTCCTGCCTCAATGAGCATTGATTTTGTGTTGTGTGCACATGCTATGGAAATGCTCATAAGCGTGCACATAGCTGAAGAAGCTATAGTTTTAGGGtcatttttctaattttgattttttcagacCAAGACCCATGGGGATGCTGGTCGAGTCTGTTTACtcatctaaaattttatcttgTTTCTCCCTATATTCTGGGCTGTGGCTACCTCATGTTATAGACACCTTTAAGATACTTATATTCAACAAGAAACCAGTTTTAGGATCTCATCTTTGATATTGttatatgctctctctctctctccacccttCATTTACCGTCATGTCAAAATCTGAGCCATTACATATGTGCATTTGGATTGACATAATTTCTCTTCCTCTGGTGTCTACAGATCTCTTTTAGTTTTGCTAGTTTTGCTTGTTAACCCTCATCAGAGAGCTTTTGAAACAATGTTTCCACTTTTAACGTCAACCCTAGGCAGGATTAGCCATGGGAGCTGGGGACAATGAGGTAACCTCCGCTTCATCAACTATGCCTGTTACCCTCTTGGATCTATGAAGTCGTCACTGGCTGGAGACTACCCATGATCAAACTCTTCCTCAGTTCTTTTCATTGCTTTTCTGGTAACTTTTCTTATAAGTGTTTCATTGATACAATGTTAAAACTAGTCTTTAAGATAGATCACCTAAGGAATCAGTCTTTTAAGTTAGATGACCTTCAAAGAAACATCAGTG from Macadamia integrifolia cultivar HAES 741 chromosome 11, SCU_Mint_v3, whole genome shotgun sequence encodes the following:
- the LOC122092764 gene encoding nudix hydrolase 16, mitochondrial-like, which gives rise to MSDLVARTGRLQQRYEAGCRLVAGCIPFRWRDGDSGDANSQKIVEVLMINSASGPGLLFPKGGWEDDETVEEAAEREALEEAGVRGELMDLLGHYHFKSKFSHEGVCKAAMFALLVKEELESWPEQSIRQRKWLVIQEAVKHCRHAWMREALEEGFSKWYADKMVNIKGERPISLPSCLNEH